Below is a window of Microbacterium saperdae DNA.
GCTCACCGAGGCGGCCGCTGCGGTGGGGAGCGGACCGTTCGGCTCCTACACCGAGCTCGGACTGCAGGACGAGAGCACGGATGGCGAACGGTACACGCCGTCGGATGCGGTCACGGCGGCGTTGGGCGAGCGTCTCGGCGCCGCACTCGCGCACACGCACCTGCTCGTGTTGCGGCCCCGTGAGGCCTCCGGTGCCGACCTCGGACGGCTGCTGGCCGCCGGGTGGTCGGCAGACGGGATCGTCACGCTGTCGCAGCTCGTGTCCTTCCTGGCCTTCCAGCAGCGCGTGATCACGGGCCTGCGCGTGCTCGCGGCGGCCGGCATCGCCGCCGTCTCCGAGTCCGAGGAGGAGGCAGCATGACCGCCGCGCACACCGCGCTCCTGCACCAGGACTCCCCGCATCCGCACGCCTTCACCCGCGCCGAGGTCGGGTGGACGCCGCACCTGGCCCCGCTCGCCGAGGAGGAGCTGACCGCGCGCCACTACGACGGGCTGGTCGACGCCGCGCGC
It encodes the following:
- a CDS encoding CMD domain protein; this encodes MTHDIVDQIAGVTPELDALRRRRPVTREQLQASFDALFRPVSAEHVSQEERELIAAFATSLAGSTDETAAFYADRARHADPERADVVLTEAAAAVGSGPFGSYTELGLQDESTDGERYTPSDAVTAALGERLGAALAHTHLLVLRPREASGADLGRLLAAGWSADGIVTLSQLVSFLAFQQRVITGLRVLAAAGIAAVSESEEEAA